One region of Pararhizobium capsulatum DSM 1112 genomic DNA includes:
- a CDS encoding ABC transporter substrate-binding protein, with product MKRKTYLTTAAIILGLFTPVLANDLDGLSASELLERAKAEGKVTVYSFTSRIARLEKAFEAAYPGIDLQGYDISSTEQIARLKAEAGAGVANADLAYISDAPVVLNELVAPGILENYVPPRIAERLSAENKAPILAQRLSTKVLMYNEEANPNGSPITNLWQLTTPDWKGRVVMVDPLQRGDYLDLMTEFVLQADTMAKAYEAQFGKPIELGDAEDAGRKFIIDLFANDLILVKSTDDVNAAIGKLGQKNPPVGFTSYSDRRDNKDEGWALQVSNETVPSSGILFPVVLGIVKGSKNPAAARLAIDFFMGDDSNTGGEGFKPFYVAGDYATRTDIVAHPDAVALDKLTAWHVDSAATAKIRNDVGDLILTLQ from the coding sequence ATGAAACGCAAGACATATCTAACGACTGCCGCCATCATTCTCGGGCTGTTCACGCCCGTGCTCGCCAACGATCTTGATGGACTATCGGCAAGCGAACTGCTGGAGAGGGCCAAAGCAGAGGGTAAGGTGACGGTTTACTCCTTCACCAGCCGCATCGCCCGGCTCGAAAAGGCATTCGAGGCGGCCTATCCGGGCATCGATTTGCAGGGCTACGACATCTCATCGACAGAGCAGATCGCGCGGTTGAAAGCCGAAGCCGGCGCGGGCGTTGCTAATGCCGACCTCGCCTATATTTCGGACGCCCCGGTTGTCCTCAACGAACTCGTCGCCCCGGGCATTCTCGAAAACTATGTACCGCCCCGTATTGCCGAGCGGCTGTCGGCCGAGAACAAGGCGCCTATCCTGGCGCAGCGTCTTTCCACAAAAGTTCTGATGTACAATGAGGAGGCTAATCCGAATGGCTCGCCGATCACGAACCTCTGGCAGTTGACCACGCCGGACTGGAAGGGCCGCGTCGTCATGGTCGATCCGCTGCAGCGCGGCGACTATCTCGATCTAATGACCGAGTTTGTGCTGCAGGCCGACACAATGGCCAAGGCTTACGAGGCGCAATTCGGCAAACCAATAGAGCTTGGCGATGCCGAAGATGCCGGCCGCAAGTTCATCATCGACCTGTTCGCCAACGATCTCATCCTGGTCAAATCAACCGATGACGTAAATGCCGCCATCGGCAAGCTTGGCCAAAAGAACCCGCCCGTCGGCTTCACCAGCTACTCGGATCGTCGCGACAACAAAGACGAGGGCTGGGCGCTGCAGGTATCCAACGAGACGGTGCCGTCGTCCGGCATCCTCTTTCCGGTGGTGCTGGGCATCGTCAAAGGCTCCAAAAACCCTGCCGCGGCGCGCCTCGCCATCGACTTTTTCATGGGCGACGATAGCAACACCGGCGGCGAAGGCTTCAAACCCTTCTACGTTGCTGGCGACTACGCGACACGAACGGATATCGTGGCGCATCCGGATGCAGTCGCCCTCGACAAGCTCACCGCCTGGCACGTCGATTCGGCCGCTACCGCAAAGATACGCAACGACGTCGGTGATCTGATCCTGACGTTGCAATGA
- a CDS encoding ABC transporter permease: protein MNNAVLLKTGRRVNFAQGTSLKAVVLVLLTFLIVLPLTKTVTSTLQPDTISAWSDVLVGRLSRNLFYVPLFNTMILGVGVAIGCVILGGFLAWLVVMTNVPFRRTIGLMATLPFMIPSFANALAWQALFKNARVGGQVGYFQGLGLDIPDMLAWGMTPTLIVLILHYFSLAFTIIAAALATVNSDLVEAAQIAGAKSWRIVSGIILPVATPALLAAGSLCFAGAVSNFAAPALLGLPVRLQTLSTRLFGMIEVGQVARGYVIGILLVLVSALLLWFGNRVVSGRRSYATMTGKGGRTKRFDLRQARWPLFAVCVLIMAVSTIIPVLVLIASSLAPASADLFSNWTLHYWSGASDARIAQGTAGILLNPDISFAMVVTIGLGTSVAALGLVIGLLTAYAAARYRTGWASAVITQVSNLPLLVPGIAFGAAYIAYLGAPIGPLPALYGTFALLVIAGTAYLLPFSVQTGRAVIQQISGELEESARLTGAGFLRRMTAILIPLAIRGLAAGSLLIFVKIIRDLSLVMLLFTPTMPVLSVLAYRYASEGFTQFANAITVVILLISVAVTLAANRLQAKSQPWLKV, encoded by the coding sequence ATGAACAACGCCGTTTTGTTGAAAACCGGGCGCCGCGTGAACTTTGCCCAAGGGACGTCGCTAAAGGCCGTCGTGCTTGTGCTTCTGACTTTCCTGATTGTCCTGCCCTTGACCAAGACCGTCACATCTACCTTGCAGCCGGACACGATTTCTGCGTGGTCGGATGTTCTCGTTGGGCGGCTGTCGCGCAATCTATTCTATGTGCCGCTGTTCAACACGATGATCCTCGGCGTGGGCGTCGCCATCGGCTGCGTTATCCTCGGCGGTTTTCTTGCCTGGCTCGTGGTGATGACCAACGTGCCGTTCCGGCGAACGATCGGGTTGATGGCGACCTTACCCTTCATGATCCCGAGTTTCGCCAATGCGCTCGCCTGGCAGGCGCTGTTCAAAAACGCCCGCGTCGGCGGACAGGTCGGTTACTTCCAGGGGTTGGGGCTCGACATTCCAGATATGCTCGCATGGGGCATGACGCCGACCCTGATCGTGCTGATCCTGCATTATTTCTCCCTCGCTTTCACCATAATTGCGGCGGCACTTGCCACTGTAAATTCAGACTTGGTCGAAGCTGCGCAGATCGCCGGGGCGAAGAGTTGGAGGATCGTCAGCGGCATCATTCTGCCAGTGGCGACCCCGGCGCTACTGGCCGCAGGTTCGCTCTGCTTTGCCGGTGCGGTCTCGAATTTCGCCGCCCCCGCACTTCTTGGCCTTCCAGTGCGGTTGCAGACCCTTTCCACCCGGCTTTTCGGCATGATCGAAGTTGGGCAGGTGGCGCGCGGTTATGTCATCGGTATCCTGCTGGTACTGGTCTCGGCCCTCCTGCTCTGGTTCGGCAACCGGGTGGTGTCGGGCCGCCGATCCTACGCGACGATGACAGGGAAGGGCGGGCGGACCAAACGCTTCGATCTGCGTCAGGCGCGCTGGCCGCTTTTCGCCGTTTGCGTGCTGATCATGGCGGTGTCCACCATCATCCCCGTTCTCGTGCTGATCGCCTCCAGCCTGGCGCCGGCCTCGGCCGACCTCTTTTCCAACTGGACGCTGCACTACTGGTCCGGTGCATCCGACGCCCGCATCGCACAGGGCACCGCTGGCATTCTTCTCAATCCTGATATCTCGTTCGCCATGGTGGTGACCATCGGGCTTGGCACCTCGGTTGCGGCCCTGGGCCTCGTCATCGGCCTGCTCACCGCCTACGCGGCGGCTCGGTATCGCACTGGCTGGGCAAGTGCCGTGATCACACAGGTCAGCAATCTACCCCTGCTTGTCCCGGGCATCGCGTTCGGCGCGGCCTATATCGCCTATCTCGGCGCGCCGATCGGACCGCTGCCAGCGCTTTACGGAACCTTCGCCCTGCTGGTGATTGCCGGCACGGCCTATCTGCTGCCCTTCTCGGTGCAGACGGGGCGGGCGGTGATCCAGCAGATCAGCGGCGAACTGGAGGAGAGCGCGCGGCTCACGGGTGCTGGATTCCTGCGCCGCATGACGGCGATCCTCATCCCGCTCGCAATCCGTGGCCTGGCGGCTGGATCGTTGTTGATCTTCGTCAAGATCATTCGCGATCTCTCACTGGTCATGCTTCTGTTCACACCGACGATGCCGGTGCTCTCCGTGCTTGCCTACCGCTATGCCTCCGAAGGCTTCACCCAATTCGCCAACGCCATCACCGTCGTCATTCTGCTGATTTCCGTGGCGGTGACGCTTGCCGCCAACCGGCTTCAGGCAAAGTCACAGCCCTGGCTGAAGGTTTAA
- a CDS encoding ABC transporter ATP-binding protein, with amino-acid sequence MLDIRNLTKRFGAFTAVDDINLSVPDGAFLVLLGPSGCGKTTLLRMLAGLEQPTAGQIEFDGVVVSDGDRNWNVDPANRNSGLVFQSYALWPHMTVRGNVEWPLKVAGMGKAERKGRVEEVMALLGIGELQARYPNEISGGQQQRVAIARTIAPRPGVLLFDEPLSNLDAKLRVEMRSELMRLHRTIGATSVYVTHDQIEAMTMATHVAVINRGRIEQFGSPEDLVRSPASAFVATFVGTPPNNIVPITRHGSAYKVHTQVTDLAPPMPQASLAMYPPECLTVHDEMTPGSFAMELVEISVIAGRTMVTASDGALRLTAIVDRPPKARLAERVHMRLPTAPACWFDAQGRRIPA; translated from the coding sequence ATGCTCGATATCCGCAATCTCACCAAACGTTTCGGCGCCTTTACCGCCGTCGACGATATCAACCTGTCCGTCCCGGATGGCGCCTTTCTGGTCCTGCTCGGCCCGTCCGGTTGTGGCAAGACCACGCTGCTCCGTATGCTGGCGGGGCTCGAACAGCCGACTGCGGGACAGATTGAGTTCGACGGCGTGGTGGTGTCCGATGGCGACCGGAACTGGAACGTCGATCCAGCTAATCGCAATTCCGGGCTGGTCTTCCAATCGTATGCACTGTGGCCGCACATGACCGTCCGCGGCAATGTCGAATGGCCGCTGAAGGTCGCCGGGATGGGCAAGGCGGAACGAAAAGGCCGCGTCGAAGAGGTGATGGCGTTGCTCGGTATCGGTGAACTGCAAGCCCGGTATCCAAACGAGATTTCCGGTGGCCAGCAGCAACGGGTCGCCATCGCGCGAACGATCGCGCCACGGCCCGGGGTGCTCCTCTTTGACGAACCGCTGTCCAATCTCGATGCGAAGCTGAGAGTGGAAATGCGCTCTGAACTGATGCGGCTTCATCGCACGATCGGCGCGACATCCGTCTACGTCACGCACGACCAGATCGAGGCGATGACAATGGCGACCCATGTGGCCGTGATCAACAGGGGCAGGATCGAGCAATTCGGATCGCCAGAGGATCTCGTGCGTTCGCCAGCCTCGGCTTTTGTCGCGACCTTTGTCGGCACGCCCCCGAATAATATCGTGCCCATCACGAGGCACGGGTCCGCCTACAAAGTCCACACCCAGGTCACCGATCTTGCCCCCCCGATGCCGCAGGCAAGCCTTGCCATGTATCCGCCCGAATGTCTGACGGTGCATGACGAGATGACCCCGGGTTCGTTTGCCATGGAACTCGTGGAGATTTCCGTGATCGCCGGTCGCACCATGGTAACGGCAAGCGACGGCGCGCTGCGATTGACGGCAATCGTCGACAGGCCGCCAAAGGCGCGGCTCGCCGAACGCGTCCATATGCGACTACCCACGGCACCCGCCTGCTGGTTCGATGCACAGGGACGGAGGATTCCGGCATGA
- a CDS encoding histidine phosphatase family protein, which produces MRVLLVRHGQSEWNAEKRLQGQADIGLSEKGVRQAETLRPVIDAINPCRTITSDLRRARHTAAILGFSDAEPLEGLREISVGEWTGRSIPDIIAEDAQLYSGWRAGSHTPPQGETWVQFVARTRAVIEHERLKPDCRNLLVVCHGGVIRALLDHYIGLQPAHIIPVGPASLTALRLSTKQEEPVKLELFNYSPGNLQFDAPD; this is translated from the coding sequence ATGAGGGTGCTACTTGTGCGACACGGCCAGTCCGAGTGGAATGCCGAAAAAAGGCTGCAAGGGCAGGCGGATATCGGCCTGTCCGAGAAGGGAGTTCGCCAAGCGGAGACGTTGCGGCCCGTCATCGACGCAATTAACCCCTGTCGTACCATTACCTCTGATTTGCGCAGGGCGCGCCACACGGCCGCAATCCTGGGCTTTTCCGACGCCGAGCCGTTGGAAGGGCTCCGCGAGATTTCGGTGGGAGAATGGACTGGTCGATCGATCCCGGACATCATCGCCGAAGACGCCCAACTTTATTCCGGCTGGCGCGCGGGAAGTCATACGCCACCGCAAGGTGAAACGTGGGTGCAATTCGTCGCGCGCACCCGCGCCGTCATCGAGCACGAGCGGCTCAAGCCCGATTGCCGCAATCTTCTTGTCGTCTGCCATGGCGGCGTCATTCGTGCGCTGCTCGACCACTACATCGGACTTCAACCCGCCCACATTATCCCGGTCGGTCCAGCCAGCCTGACGGCTCTGCGGCTCTCAACGAAACAAGAGGAGCCAGTAAAACTCGAGTTGTTCAACTACAGCCCAGGCAACCTACAATTTGACGCGCCTGATTAA
- a CDS encoding group III truncated hemoglobin, with amino-acid sequence MPDGTDRRDELQNRAASVAVTPAGAGTDINAMAIDEAFISRLVETFYKRALAHPELGPLFDAKLSGRWSEHMEKMKSFWSAVAFRNGAYEGKPVQAHLGVANMTPQLFSNWLELFAATLSDIAPNKDVETWFMTTAERIARSLALSLFYNPALDDPKYNNQ; translated from the coding sequence ATTCCTGACGGGACTGATAGGAGAGATGAATTGCAAAACCGAGCAGCGTCCGTTGCTGTAACGCCCGCGGGCGCGGGAACAGACATTAACGCAATGGCCATTGATGAGGCCTTCATCAGTAGGCTTGTAGAAACATTCTATAAACGGGCCTTAGCTCACCCCGAACTCGGGCCCCTCTTCGATGCCAAGCTGTCCGGGCGCTGGTCTGAGCATATGGAGAAGATGAAAAGCTTTTGGTCGGCCGTCGCATTTCGCAACGGCGCCTATGAGGGAAAGCCCGTGCAGGCACACCTTGGCGTCGCAAACATGACTCCACAACTCTTTTCAAATTGGCTGGAGCTTTTCGCCGCAACACTAAGCGACATCGCACCAAACAAAGACGTGGAGACATGGTTCATGACTACAGCCGAGCGCATCGCGCGAAGCCTGGCACTCTCCCTCTTCTACAACCCGGCGCTTGACGACCCCAAGTACAACAACCAATGA
- a CDS encoding aspartate aminotransferase family protein, which produces MSEHSNELTAWDRDHFFHPSTHMGMHARGETPTRIIARGEGVYITDTNGRTSLDAFAGLYCVNVGYGRQKISDAIAAQAKNLAYYHAYVGHGTEASITLSNMIIDRAPKGMSRVYFGLSGSDANETNIKLIWYYNNILGRPEKKKIISRWRGYHGSGVMTGSLTGLELFHNLFDLPRAPILHTEAPYYFRRLDRSMSEEQFSQYCADKLEEMILAEGPDTIAAFIGEPILGTGGIVPPPDGYWQKIQAVLEKYDILLVADEVVTGFGRLGSMFGSDHYGIKPDLITIAKGLTSAYAPLSGSIVSHKMWQVLVEGSDKMGAIGHGWTYSAHPICAAAGVANLELVDELGLVENAGSTGAYFRAELTKAVAGHRHVGDVRGDGLMAAVEFVEDKDDRRFFDPSRKIGPQVSAALLERGVIGRAMPQGDILGFAPPLCLSREEADIVVKAAAAAIESVLGK; this is translated from the coding sequence ATGTCCGAACACAGCAACGAATTGACCGCCTGGGACCGCGACCACTTCTTCCACCCGTCCACCCACATGGGCATGCACGCGCGCGGCGAGACGCCGACGCGCATCATCGCCCGCGGCGAAGGTGTCTACATCACCGACACCAACGGCCGCACCAGCCTCGACGCTTTTGCGGGGCTCTACTGCGTCAATGTCGGCTACGGACGTCAGAAGATTTCGGACGCAATCGCCGCGCAGGCGAAAAACCTTGCTTATTATCACGCCTATGTCGGCCATGGCACGGAAGCCTCGATCACACTGTCGAATATGATTATCGACCGGGCGCCAAAGGGCATGTCCCGGGTCTATTTCGGTCTCTCCGGTTCGGACGCCAACGAGACCAACATCAAGCTGATCTGGTACTACAACAACATCCTCGGCCGCCCGGAAAAGAAGAAGATCATTTCGCGCTGGCGTGGCTACCACGGCTCCGGCGTCATGACCGGCTCGCTGACCGGGCTTGAACTCTTCCACAACCTGTTCGACCTGCCGCGCGCGCCGATCCTGCACACGGAAGCCCCTTATTATTTCCGCCGTCTGGACCGCTCGATGAGCGAGGAACAGTTCTCGCAATATTGTGCCGACAAGCTGGAGGAGATGATCCTGGCGGAAGGGCCGGACACGATAGCCGCTTTCATCGGCGAGCCGATCCTCGGCACCGGCGGCATCGTTCCGCCACCGGACGGCTACTGGCAGAAGATCCAGGCGGTGCTTGAAAAATACGACATCCTGCTGGTCGCCGACGAGGTCGTCACTGGTTTCGGCCGCCTTGGCTCGATGTTCGGCTCCGATCACTATGGCATCAAGCCGGACCTGATCACCATCGCCAAGGGCCTGACCTCGGCCTATGCGCCGCTGTCCGGTTCGATCGTCTCGCACAAAATGTGGCAGGTGCTGGTCGAAGGCTCCGACAAGATGGGCGCCATCGGCCATGGATGGACCTATTCCGCCCACCCGATCTGCGCTGCCGCCGGCGTGGCAAATCTGGAGCTGGTCGACGAACTTGGCCTTGTCGAGAATGCCGGCTCAACGGGCGCCTATTTCCGCGCCGAACTGACAAAGGCCGTGGCAGGTCACAGGCATGTCGGCGACGTGCGCGGCGACGGGTTGATGGCGGCCGTGGAATTTGTCGAGGACAAGGATGATCGCAGATTCTTCGATCCTTCCCGCAAGATCGGTCCCCAAGTCTCGGCGGCGCTTCTCGAGCGTGGCGTCATCGGCCGCGCCATGCCGCAGGGCGATATTCTCGGTTTCGCCCCGCCCCTTTGCCTGAGCCGGGAAGAGGCCGATATCGTCGTCAAGGCGGCGGCGGCGGCAATCGAATCGGTGCTCGGCAAATAA
- a CDS encoding NAD-dependent succinate-semialdehyde dehydrogenase, with translation MNAVFARPTCHEALERLKDKHLLRSLAYVGGRWIANGANRTIEVRDPASAAPLAWVSALDADETTTAIGAAASAFPKWRALLPQDRAKILRRWYELMLAAKDDLALIMTLEQGKPLTESEGEIDYAASFVEWYAEEGKRLNAESVTSHLAGAEMIVRREALGVVGIVTPWNFPCAMITRKAAAALAAGCTVVVHPSSETPLSALALAELGERAGIPAGVFNVATGDAATIVGRMSSDARVRAMSFTGSTEIGKLIAGQCAPTLKRLVMELGGHAPLIVFADADVDKAVDIAVNAKFATSGQDCLAANRIYVERPALSAFNAAFKTRIEALKVGTGLEAGIEIGPLMHERAIAKVEEQVSDALARGATLLTGGARHKAGPLFYTPTLLADVPADALIMHEETFGPVAAVTAFDSEAEVIARANDTEYGLVAYVVTENGARQMRLGRALEYGMVAINRVKITGGPIPFGGWKQSGIGREGSRHGLEAFTELKYLCIDTAA, from the coding sequence ATGAACGCCGTATTCGCACGCCCCACCTGTCATGAGGCGCTGGAGCGCCTGAAGGACAAGCATCTCCTGAGATCGCTTGCCTATGTCGGTGGTCGCTGGATTGCCAATGGGGCGAACCGCACGATCGAGGTGCGCGATCCCGCCTCCGCCGCACCGCTCGCCTGGGTATCCGCCCTGGATGCGGACGAGACCACCACGGCCATCGGCGCGGCAGCGTCCGCGTTCCCGAAATGGCGGGCGCTGCTGCCGCAGGACCGTGCCAAAATTCTCCGCCGCTGGTACGAGTTGATGCTCGCCGCCAAGGATGACCTGGCGCTGATCATGACTCTGGAACAGGGAAAGCCGCTGACGGAATCCGAAGGCGAAATCGACTACGCCGCCTCCTTCGTCGAATGGTATGCCGAGGAAGGCAAGCGGCTGAATGCCGAGAGCGTCACCAGCCACCTGGCAGGAGCCGAAATGATCGTGCGCCGCGAGGCGCTCGGTGTCGTCGGCATCGTCACGCCCTGGAACTTTCCCTGCGCGATGATTACCCGCAAGGCAGCGGCGGCGCTGGCAGCCGGCTGCACGGTCGTCGTTCACCCCTCCTCCGAAACACCCTTGTCCGCGCTGGCACTGGCCGAGCTTGGCGAGCGGGCCGGCATTCCGGCCGGCGTGTTCAACGTCGCCACCGGCGACGCCGCAACCATCGTCGGCCGTATGAGCAGCGATGCCCGGGTACGTGCGATGAGCTTCACCGGGTCGACGGAGATCGGCAAGCTGATTGCCGGACAGTGCGCGCCGACACTGAAGCGGCTGGTGATGGAACTCGGCGGCCATGCGCCGCTGATCGTCTTTGCCGATGCCGATGTCGACAAGGCGGTGGATATCGCGGTCAATGCCAAGTTCGCGACCTCCGGCCAGGATTGCCTTGCCGCCAACCGCATCTATGTCGAGCGTCCTGCGCTGTCAGCCTTCAACGCCGCCTTCAAGACCCGTATCGAAGCCTTGAAAGTCGGCACGGGGCTGGAGGCAGGCATCGAGATCGGCCCATTGATGCATGAGCGGGCAATTGCCAAGGTCGAGGAACAGGTTTCCGACGCGCTTGCCCGCGGCGCCACACTCCTGACCGGCGGCGCGCGCCACAAGGCCGGGCCGTTGTTCTACACGCCGACACTTCTCGCCGACGTGCCCGCCGATGCGCTGATCATGCATGAGGAAACATTCGGGCCGGTCGCCGCAGTCACCGCCTTCGACAGCGAGGCCGAAGTCATCGCCCGCGCCAACGATACCGAATACGGCTTGGTCGCCTATGTCGTCACGGAGAATGGCGCGCGCCAGATGCGGCTCGGCCGGGCTCTCGAATATGGCATGGTGGCGATCAACCGGGTGAAGATCACCGGCGGCCCGATCCCCTTCGGCGGCTGGAAACAGTCCGGTATCGGCCGCGAAGGCTCCCGCCACGGCCTCGAGGCCTTCACCGAACTCAAATATCTCTGCATCGACACGGCCGCCTGA
- a CDS encoding Lrp/AsnC family transcriptional regulator has product MKLDAIDLRILESVQRAGRITKVALAEEVGLSPTPCWMRLRKLEKAGIVSGYHARVAVRRIANVAIVMMEVTLENHRQSDFDRFERAVAAIPEIVACWSVGGGVDYILKIMAADIDAYQRLVDGLLDREIGIARYFTYIVTKTVKEETALPLSVLVSNPETPGN; this is encoded by the coding sequence ATGAAACTGGACGCGATCGATCTGCGCATTCTCGAGTCTGTCCAGCGGGCTGGCCGCATCACCAAGGTGGCGCTCGCCGAAGAGGTCGGGCTGTCGCCGACGCCTTGCTGGATGCGCCTGCGCAAGCTGGAAAAGGCCGGAATCGTCTCGGGCTATCACGCCCGCGTCGCCGTGCGCCGCATCGCGAATGTCGCCATTGTCATGATGGAGGTTACCCTCGAAAACCACCGGCAGTCGGACTTCGACCGTTTCGAACGCGCGGTCGCCGCGATCCCGGAAATCGTCGCCTGCTGGTCGGTCGGCGGCGGCGTCGATTACATCCTCAAGATCATGGCAGCCGACATCGACGCCTATCAACGCCTGGTCGACGGACTGCTCGACCGGGAAATCGGCATCGCCCGCTACTTCACCTACATCGTCACCAAGACTGTGAAGGAGGAAACAGCGCTCCCGCTTTCGGTTCTGGTATCCAACCCGGAGACGCCGGGCAACTAG